The sequence below is a genomic window from Sorangiineae bacterium MSr12523.
GGGAATCACCGGGCCCTGCCCCGCGTCAAGCCGCGTCGTTACCTGGCAGGTAATGGCCAAATGGCCGGTGTCGGAGCATCGTCTCCGAACCATGTACACCGCCGACGAGGTACGCACCGAACTGCGCAACAAGCCGCACGATTATCTCGATATTGGCCATAGCCAAATAGCCCATTGGCGATTTGGCCGCGGCCCGGACCTCTTGTTCGTCCACGGCTGGCCATTGCACGCGGCCACCTTCCGCGATTTCGTGCCGGCGCTGGCCGAACGCTTTACGTGCCATTTGATCGATCTGCCGCACATCGGTCACACGCAATCGATGCCAGACGCCCCGATTGGCCTGAACGAGCACGCGGCGAGCCTGCGCCGCGTGGTGAACGCCCTCGATCTCACACGCTTTGCGTACGTGGCGCACGACAGCGGCGCCGTGGCCGCACGCATCGCGGCCAAAGACGATCCGCGCGTGGTCGGCCTCGCGCTGGGCGACACGGAAATTCCAGGGCACGTGCCCCCCATCCTGGAGGCGTACCGCCTTTCCGCGCAGGTACCCGGCAGCAATCACGTGTTGCGGATCCTCATGCGCCTGCGCGCATTTCGGCATTCGCGATTGGCCTTTGGCGAGTGTTTTACGCATCCCCGCAGCATCGAGGGCGAGTTTTACGATCTATTCTTGCGCCCCCTGATTGACTCCCACCAAGCCACCGTGGGCCAGATGCTTTTGGCCAAGTACCTCGACTTCGGCGTCGTCCAAAAGCTGGTCGATGTGCATCGGGGCATCCGCGCCCCGACCCTTCTCGTCTGGGGCACGGAAGATCCCTTTTTCCCCATCGACAAGGCCCGCAATATGGTTTCCCAATTCGCGGGCGGAGCCGAACTGCGCGCCATCCAAGGCGCGAGCCTCTATTGCCACGAAGATCGCGCCTCGGAGTTTCTTGCCCACGTCGAGCCTTTCCTCATGCAGTGTTTCGAGCGAGGCCAAGACTAAAAGGAAGCGCTAAAGCCTACACAGATACGTCTGCTCCGCCGTGCAGGTCGTGCAATCGTTTCCGTCGCAGGCCTCGCAGGACCACTCGCTCGCATGCGAAATGTCGTACGAGACTTTGCCCGTGCAGCGGAAACGGCGCCCGGTCTCGTAATGAAAACCGCGCACCGTAACCTTGTTGCCATACCTGGCCACAATCGAAATGTGTGCATTGTAGTCGCCGCTGGGATTGAACGGCTGCGAGAGGCTCGCCTGCATCACGCACGTCTTCTGCTCGGTGTGAAGGCAGGTCCACGGGGCGCCCTGTTCGCGGGGCGGTGGCTGGCACGTGAACGGGTCCACACTCAAGGTCATCGTTCCGCCGATGTAGCTGCAGGGCTGATACCATTTCGTGCAACACGTATTCTGGAAGTTGCCGCCCGCGCAGCCTTTCGTGGCCTCGGGCGTCCAAAAGGCCCCTTCCCAACGCGTCCCGTCGGGGCATAGCGGATCCTCCACCGAGAGCCACTCGTTGCACGTGCCCCTCGCCGCTTTGCACTCCGCCGAGTCTTCGCAGAAGCCACGGTGCGCGATCTCGGGATCGTGCAAACAGTTTTTCGCGTAGCACTCGTT
It includes:
- a CDS encoding alpha/beta hydrolase, whose product is MYTADEVRTELRNKPHDYLDIGHSQIAHWRFGRGPDLLFVHGWPLHAATFRDFVPALAERFTCHLIDLPHIGHTQSMPDAPIGLNEHAASLRRVVNALDLTRFAYVAHDSGAVAARIAAKDDPRVVGLALGDTEIPGHVPPILEAYRLSAQVPGSNHVLRILMRLRAFRHSRLAFGECFTHPRSIEGEFYDLFLRPLIDSHQATVGQMLLAKYLDFGVVQKLVDVHRGIRAPTLLVWGTEDPFFPIDKARNMVSQFAGGAELRAIQGASLYCHEDRASEFLAHVEPFLMQCFERGQD